One region of Streptomyces sp. NBC_00442 genomic DNA includes:
- a CDS encoding acetyl/propionyl/methylcrotonyl-CoA carboxylase subunit alpha: protein MIKSVLVANRGEIACRVFRTCRELGIATVAVFSDADAAALHVREADTAVRLPGAAPGETYLRGDLVVEAALAAGADAVHPGYGFLSENAGFARAVTGAGLTWIGPPPDAIEAMASKTRAKELMGLPPLRLDEVGEDDLPLLIKASAGGGGRGMRIVRQLADIKSQLLSARAEALSAFGDDDVFVEPYIEGGRHVEVQILADAHGTVWVLGTRDCSLQRRHQKVIEEAPAPGLAPETAAELHTLAVRAAKATDYRGAGTVEFLVADGAVHFLEMNTRLQVEHPVTEAVFGIDLVALQFRVAEGEALAPAPPEPHGHAIEARLYAEDPADGWAPGTGTVHHLAVDGVRLDRGYADGDTVSVHYDAMLAKAVAHAPTRAGAARLLARALERARVHGPATNRDLLVRSLRHPDFADVGAARLDTGFYDRNLAELTAPPPGAHHAALAAALADASARAGRFGGGWRNVPSQPQVKRYGDHEVRYRLTRHGLEADGHPGVRLVAAEPGRVRLDIAGVVREFAVACHDGTVYVDSASGCHALAVHPRFTDPSDLVAPGSLLAPMPGVVVRVADGVEEGCRVVAGQPLLWLEAMKMEHRVTAPAAGTLTALHAVPGRQVEVGALLAVVASEDEAV from the coding sequence ATGATCAAGTCCGTACTCGTCGCCAACCGGGGCGAGATAGCCTGCCGCGTCTTCCGCACCTGCCGTGAGCTCGGCATCGCCACCGTCGCCGTGTTCTCGGACGCCGACGCGGCCGCCCTGCACGTACGGGAGGCCGACACCGCGGTACGGCTGCCGGGGGCCGCGCCCGGCGAGACGTACCTGCGCGGCGACCTCGTCGTCGAGGCGGCGCTCGCCGCGGGCGCCGACGCCGTGCACCCGGGGTACGGGTTCCTCTCCGAGAACGCCGGCTTCGCGCGGGCGGTCACCGGCGCCGGGCTCACCTGGATCGGGCCGCCACCGGACGCCATCGAGGCCATGGCGTCCAAGACCCGCGCCAAGGAGCTGATGGGGCTGCCGCCGTTGCGCCTCGACGAGGTGGGCGAGGACGATCTTCCCCTGCTCATCAAGGCGTCCGCGGGGGGCGGCGGCCGGGGGATGCGCATCGTCCGTCAACTGGCAGACATCAAAAGTCAGTTGTTGTCGGCGCGCGCCGAGGCGCTGAGTGCGTTCGGTGACGACGACGTCTTCGTCGAGCCCTACATCGAGGGCGGCCGCCACGTCGAGGTGCAGATCCTCGCCGACGCCCACGGCACGGTCTGGGTGCTCGGCACCCGCGACTGTTCCCTCCAGCGCCGCCACCAGAAGGTCATCGAGGAGGCCCCGGCACCCGGCCTCGCCCCCGAGACCGCCGCCGAACTGCACACCCTCGCCGTGCGGGCGGCGAAGGCCACCGACTACCGGGGCGCCGGAACGGTGGAGTTCCTGGTGGCCGACGGCGCCGTCCACTTCCTGGAGATGAACACCCGCCTCCAGGTCGAACACCCTGTCACCGAGGCCGTGTTCGGCATCGACCTCGTCGCGCTCCAGTTCCGCGTCGCCGAGGGCGAGGCGCTCGCGCCGGCCCCGCCCGAGCCGCACGGTCACGCCATCGAGGCACGCCTGTACGCCGAGGACCCGGCCGACGGCTGGGCCCCGGGCACCGGCACCGTCCACCACCTCGCCGTCGACGGGGTGCGGCTCGACCGGGGGTACGCCGACGGCGACACCGTCTCCGTGCACTACGACGCGATGCTCGCCAAGGCCGTCGCCCACGCCCCGACCCGCGCCGGGGCCGCCCGCCTGCTGGCCCGCGCCCTGGAGCGGGCCCGCGTCCACGGCCCGGCCACCAACCGTGACCTGCTCGTACGGTCCCTTCGTCATCCCGACTTCGCCGACGTCGGTGCGGCACGCCTGGACACCGGGTTCTACGACCGCAACCTCGCCGAGCTCACCGCGCCGCCACCCGGCGCGCACCACGCCGCGCTCGCCGCCGCGCTCGCCGACGCGAGCGCGCGGGCCGGTCGCTTCGGCGGCGGCTGGCGCAACGTGCCCTCGCAGCCCCAGGTCAAGCGGTACGGCGACCACGAGGTCCGCTACCGGCTCACCCGCCACGGCCTCGAAGCGGACGGCCACCCCGGGGTGCGTCTCGTCGCCGCCGAGCCCGGCCGCGTACGGCTCGACATAGCCGGTGTGGTGCGGGAGTTCGCCGTCGCGTGCCACGACGGCACCGTCTACGTCGACTCCGCGTCGGGCTGTCACGCCCTCGCCGTCCACCCCCGCTTCACCGATCCCAGCGACCTCGTCGCCCCCGGCTCGCTGCTCGCCCCCATGCCGGGGGTCGTCGTGCGGGTCGCCGACGGGGTCGAGGAAGGCTGCCGCGTCGTCGCGGGGCAGCCGCTGCTCTGGCTGGAGGCCATGAAGATGGAGCACCGCGTCACCGCTCCGGCCGCCGGCACGCTCACCGCGCTCCACGCCGTCCCCGGCCGCCAGGTCGAGGTCGGCGCCCTGCTCGCCGTCGTCGCATCGGAGGACGAAGCCGTATGA